In a genomic window of Bradyrhizobium sp. LLZ17:
- the uxuA gene encoding mannonate dehydratase, which yields MLEGWRWYGPDDPVSLDDVRQAGATDIVSALHQVPIGEAWTRKAVEERKNFIENGPPGRSRLTWSVVESIPIPDDVKRLGRKATQSIDAWIASLEAVAASGIKIICYNFMPVVDWCRTDLEWELPNGARAMRFDQDRFAAFELHILKRPAAMQEYSTEQQARAKKLFEQMSQADIDYLIMAIASALPGSTTEPMTIPQFRDRLEQYRDITPTILRKHLAEFLGRVAPVAEQLGVSLTLHPDDPPRSLFGLPRVASTADDYQALFDAVPSKANGICLCTGSLGVRASNNLPEMAERFGPRIAFAHLRATKREVDGLSFYESDHLDGDVDMIAVLRALLKENARRAPDRQIVFRPDHGHRMLDDLAATKRINPGYTAIGRLRGLAELRGAIRAIGHQ from the coding sequence ATGCTAGAGGGATGGCGCTGGTATGGGCCGGATGATCCGGTGTCCTTGGATGACGTCAGGCAGGCCGGCGCAACGGATATCGTCTCGGCGCTGCATCAGGTGCCGATCGGCGAAGCCTGGACACGCAAGGCCGTTGAAGAACGCAAGAACTTCATCGAGAACGGTCCCCCCGGCCGCTCGCGGCTGACCTGGTCGGTGGTGGAATCGATTCCGATCCCCGACGACGTCAAGCGATTGGGGCGTAAAGCGACGCAGTCGATCGACGCCTGGATCGCAAGCCTGGAGGCGGTGGCCGCTTCCGGCATCAAGATCATCTGCTACAATTTCATGCCGGTGGTCGACTGGTGCCGCACCGATCTCGAATGGGAATTGCCGAACGGCGCTCGCGCCATGCGCTTCGACCAGGACCGCTTCGCCGCCTTCGAACTGCACATCCTGAAGCGCCCGGCCGCAATGCAGGAATATTCGACCGAACAGCAGGCGCGTGCCAAAAAGCTGTTCGAGCAGATGAGCCAGGCCGATATCGACTACCTCATCATGGCCATCGCCAGCGCGCTGCCGGGATCGACCACCGAACCGATGACCATTCCTCAATTCCGGGACCGGCTGGAGCAGTATCGCGACATCACGCCAACGATCCTGCGGAAGCATCTCGCCGAATTCCTCGGCCGTGTCGCGCCGGTCGCCGAGCAGCTTGGCGTGTCCTTGACGCTGCATCCGGACGATCCGCCGCGGTCGCTGTTTGGCCTGCCGCGTGTCGCCTCCACCGCCGACGACTATCAGGCGCTGTTCGACGCCGTGCCGTCAAAAGCCAACGGCATCTGCCTGTGCACAGGCTCGCTCGGAGTCCGCGCCAGCAACAATCTGCCTGAGATGGCCGAACGCTTCGGCCCGCGCATCGCGTTTGCGCATCTGCGCGCCACCAAGCGCGAGGTGGATGGCCTGTCCTTCTACGAGTCCGATCATCTCGATGGCGACGTCGACATGATCGCCGTGCTGAGGGCGCTGCTGAAAGAGAACGCGCGGCGCGCGCCCGACCGGCAGATCGTCTTCCGGCCCGATCACGGCCACCGCATGCTCGACGATCTTGCCGCGACCAAGCGCATCAATCCCGGCTACACCGCGATCGGCCGCCTGCGCGGTCTCGCCGAGCTGCGCGGCGCCATCCGCGCGATCGGGCATCAATAG
- a CDS encoding HAD family hydrolase — MSSPASFSNFKVLTFDVVGTLIDFESGVLAAVRKISGRSPAELGDDKIFEAYKRGRDKHHERSSEVMFHVYRHLAKELGLPADDASCDVFQLSVLRWGPFPDSIEALKRLRSKFRLVAMTNADRVALSCYAHALGDPFDDTVCADETGVAKPNPEFFAYNKGRQSAFGYKQSDILHVAQSQHHDIGIARKLGYKVCWIERRQGMAGFGGTPAVETLTKPDFHFATLKALADAAIGPAA, encoded by the coding sequence ATGTCCTCCCCAGCCTCGTTCAGCAATTTCAAGGTTCTCACCTTCGACGTCGTCGGCACCTTGATCGATTTCGAGAGCGGTGTGCTCGCCGCGGTGCGGAAGATTTCCGGTCGGTCACCGGCCGAACTCGGCGACGACAAGATTTTCGAAGCCTACAAGCGCGGCCGCGACAAGCACCATGAGCGTTCGAGTGAGGTGATGTTCCACGTCTACCGTCATCTCGCCAAGGAGCTCGGGCTGCCTGCGGACGACGCGTCATGCGACGTGTTCCAGCTTTCGGTGTTGCGCTGGGGTCCCTTCCCGGATTCGATCGAGGCCCTGAAGCGCCTGCGCTCGAAATTCCGTCTGGTCGCGATGACCAATGCCGATCGTGTCGCGTTGTCCTGCTATGCGCACGCGCTCGGCGATCCCTTTGACGACACGGTGTGCGCCGACGAGACCGGCGTTGCAAAACCAAACCCGGAGTTCTTCGCCTACAACAAGGGCCGGCAGTCGGCGTTCGGCTACAAGCAGTCCGACATCCTGCATGTCGCGCAGAGCCAGCACCACGACATCGGGATCGCGCGCAAGCTCGGCTACAAGGTGTGCTGGATCGAACGGCGCCAGGGCATGGCCGGCTTCGGCGGTACGCCGGCCGTCGAGACGCTGACCAAGCCGGACTTCCATTTCGCGACCTTGAAGGCACTCGCTGATGCCGCAATCGGGCCGGCGGCGTAG
- a CDS encoding TetR/AcrR family transcriptional regulator: MLKRMPPRSKRTNDPERTRRDILEVAMAEFASEGYSGARVDAIAARTRTSKRMIYYYFGGKEQLYLAVLEEAYRSIRALEEQLDIASCDAREGLRRLIEATFDHDERNPNFIRLVSIENIHHGKHLKQNLQLRQLNASVIATLDGILTRGRSEGAFRDDVDAIDLHLAISSYCFFRVANRHTFGALFDRDLSEPRALARSRTQIVEMILAWLTKV; this comes from the coding sequence ATGCTCAAGCGCATGCCGCCCCGATCGAAGCGCACCAACGACCCCGAGCGCACCCGGCGCGACATCCTCGAAGTGGCGATGGCCGAATTCGCCTCGGAAGGCTATTCCGGCGCCCGCGTCGACGCGATCGCGGCACGGACGCGCACTTCGAAGCGGATGATCTATTATTATTTCGGCGGCAAGGAGCAGCTCTATCTTGCGGTGCTGGAGGAGGCCTATCGCAGCATCCGCGCGCTCGAGGAGCAGCTCGACATCGCCAGCTGCGACGCGCGCGAGGGCCTGCGCCGGCTGATCGAGGCGACCTTCGACCATGACGAGCGCAATCCCAACTTCATCCGCCTCGTCAGCATCGAGAATATCCACCACGGCAAGCACCTGAAGCAGAATTTGCAGCTGCGCCAGCTCAACGCCAGCGTCATCGCGACGCTCGACGGCATCCTCACACGCGGCCGCAGCGAAGGCGCCTTCCGCGACGACGTCGACGCCATCGATCTGCATCTGGCCATCTCCTCCTACTGCTTCTTCCGTGTCGCCAACCGCCACACCTTCGGCGCCCTGTTCGACCGCGACCTCAGCGAACCCAGGGCGCTGGCGAGAAGCAGGACGCAGATCGTGGAGATGATCTTGGCGTGGCTGACGAAGGTGTGA
- a CDS encoding MFS transporter, with protein MSSTSIASLHAPSTAEATPGMLPKRAALVSFVGSMLEYYDFFIYGTAAALIFPKVFFANVDPSTGTLLALLSFGIGYIARPVGAVILGHFGDRIGRKTVLLFTLVVMGCSTLAIGLLPDAKTIGNAAPVVLTLLRLLQGLSAAGEQSGANSLTLEHSANSNRAFFTSWTLSGTQAGAILATLVFIPIASMPEDQLLSWGWRIPFLLSALVLLVAYLVRRTMPETPVFEDIKDKAQVARFPVVMLLRNYWPDVLRVITCALIATVSTMTAVFTLGYATSKFGVARPIMLWAGVLGNVTALITQPLWALLADKIGRKPVFIGGVLGCAVLLFPYFMLITSGNTIAIFAAAMILSGVVYAAPNAIWPSFYAEMFEARVRYSGTAIGTQLGFLAAGFTPLVSASLVREGPNGWIPVAIFVACCCVISAAAAATARETHKVDIGDLGKRRA; from the coding sequence ATGAGCTCGACCTCAATCGCATCGCTGCACGCGCCGTCCACTGCGGAGGCTACACCTGGCATGCTGCCGAAGCGCGCGGCGCTCGTCAGCTTCGTCGGCAGCATGCTTGAATACTACGACTTCTTCATCTACGGCACCGCGGCCGCGCTGATCTTTCCAAAAGTGTTCTTTGCCAATGTCGATCCGTCGACAGGGACGCTGCTCGCGCTGCTCTCCTTCGGCATCGGCTACATCGCGCGTCCCGTCGGCGCCGTCATCCTCGGCCATTTCGGCGACCGCATCGGCCGCAAGACGGTGCTCCTGTTCACGCTGGTGGTGATGGGTTGCTCCACGCTTGCGATCGGGCTGCTGCCGGATGCCAAGACGATCGGCAACGCCGCGCCTGTCGTCCTGACCCTGCTGCGCCTGTTGCAGGGCCTCTCGGCCGCCGGCGAGCAGAGCGGGGCGAACTCGCTGACGCTGGAGCATTCCGCCAACTCCAACCGCGCCTTCTTCACGAGCTGGACCTTGAGCGGCACGCAGGCCGGCGCGATCCTGGCGACGCTGGTGTTCATTCCCATCGCCAGCATGCCGGAAGATCAATTGCTGAGCTGGGGCTGGCGCATTCCGTTCCTGCTCTCTGCTCTGGTGCTGCTGGTCGCCTATCTGGTGCGGCGGACGATGCCGGAAACGCCGGTGTTCGAAGACATCAAGGACAAGGCGCAGGTCGCGCGCTTCCCCGTCGTGATGCTGCTGCGCAACTACTGGCCGGACGTGCTGCGTGTGATCACCTGCGCGCTGATCGCAACCGTCAGCACCATGACCGCCGTGTTCACGCTCGGTTACGCCACCAGCAAGTTTGGCGTCGCGCGTCCGATCATGCTGTGGGCCGGCGTGCTCGGCAACGTCACGGCGCTGATCACCCAGCCCTTGTGGGCGCTGCTCGCCGACAAGATCGGCCGCAAGCCGGTGTTCATCGGCGGCGTGCTCGGCTGCGCCGTGCTGCTGTTCCCGTACTTCATGCTGATCACCTCGGGCAACACCATCGCGATCTTTGCCGCGGCGATGATCCTGTCCGGCGTCGTCTATGCCGCGCCGAACGCGATCTGGCCGTCGTTCTATGCCGAGATGTTCGAGGCGCGGGTGCGCTATTCCGGCACCGCGATCGGCACCCAGCTTGGCTTCCTCGCCGCCGGCTTCACGCCGCTGGTGAGCGCGAGCCTGGTCCGCGAGGGCCCCAATGGCTGGATCCCGGTTGCGATCTTCGTGGCCTGCTGCTGCGTCATCTCGGCCGCGGCCGCGGCAACCGCGCGCGAAACTCACAAGGTCGACATCGGCGATCTCGGCAAGCGGCGCGCTTGA
- a CDS encoding carboxylesterase family protein, translating into MLTNAVPTTNGPILGVEQGAVRAFKGIPFATARRFAKATPPPAWTEPRRCTDFGGFAPQPGYLDHALEESCLSLNIWTPAGGDCPLPVLFFIHGGAFVTGGGADYDGGFLATHGPAVIVTINYRLGPLGFLQLHRHGLDQANNLAISDALAALDWVHANIANFGGDPGAVTLSGQSAGASMLIALATLKQARGKFIRALALSAPGRNILSADHADDVARRVLAELGLEHDSAAIASMPLPQLFAAVEKVGRRLADETASGSVFGPVLDGAVIPREPRDVIADGSLRDIPLWLGSCRDEMVMFLKSTPPAAMIRTTERNVRAAFGDAGWERLLDCYRATARLDEDPYEALLSDAFWHRPMADLARHHAAAGGAVWLSRFDHRPALQPFQSQGPTHGADNACLWAHLPAFIDRPILKRKGGPMTPADIDVAARFQSTLLRFVTTGRPDAAEVWPRFETGEEPLAIFGQPFHVIPLNQGPRFRLWAELSLSSNDKNKMREAG; encoded by the coding sequence ATGCTGACCAACGCAGTTCCGACCACTAACGGGCCGATTCTCGGCGTCGAGCAGGGGGCGGTCCGCGCCTTCAAGGGCATTCCGTTCGCGACCGCCCGGCGGTTTGCCAAAGCAACACCGCCCCCCGCGTGGACGGAGCCGCGCCGCTGCACGGACTTCGGCGGTTTTGCGCCGCAGCCCGGGTATCTCGATCATGCGCTCGAGGAGTCCTGCCTCAGCCTGAACATCTGGACGCCGGCGGGGGGCGATTGCCCGCTGCCGGTGCTGTTCTTCATCCATGGCGGCGCTTTCGTCACTGGCGGCGGCGCCGATTATGACGGCGGCTTCCTCGCCACGCATGGCCCAGCCGTGATCGTCACCATCAACTACCGGCTCGGCCCGCTCGGCTTCCTGCAACTGCATCGCCACGGGCTGGACCAGGCCAACAACCTCGCCATCTCGGATGCGCTCGCTGCGCTCGACTGGGTGCACGCCAACATCGCGAATTTCGGCGGCGATCCGGGCGCGGTGACGCTGTCGGGCCAATCAGCCGGCGCCTCCATGCTGATTGCGCTGGCAACCCTGAAGCAGGCCCGCGGCAAGTTCATCCGCGCCCTCGCGCTGAGTGCGCCCGGACGAAACATCCTGAGCGCCGATCATGCCGATGACGTCGCGCGCCGTGTGCTGGCCGAGCTCGGGCTTGAGCACGACAGCGCCGCGATCGCGTCCATGCCGTTGCCGCAGCTGTTCGCGGCGGTCGAGAAAGTCGGCCGCAGGCTCGCCGACGAGACCGCCTCAGGCAGCGTGTTCGGCCCGGTGCTCGATGGCGCCGTGATCCCGCGCGAGCCACGCGATGTCATTGCCGATGGCAGCTTGCGCGACATTCCGCTCTGGCTCGGCTCCTGCCGCGACGAGATGGTGATGTTCTTGAAGAGCACTCCGCCGGCCGCGATGATCCGCACCACCGAGCGCAACGTGCGCGCCGCATTCGGCGATGCCGGCTGGGAACGGCTGCTGGATTGTTATCGCGCCACGGCGCGCCTCGACGAGGACCCGTACGAGGCGCTGCTGTCGGATGCGTTCTGGCACCGTCCGATGGCCGATCTCGCGCGGCATCATGCAGCCGCCGGCGGCGCAGTGTGGCTGAGCCGGTTCGATCATCGCCCCGCGCTGCAGCCGTTTCAGTCGCAGGGACCAACTCACGGCGCCGACAATGCCTGCCTCTGGGCGCATCTGCCCGCGTTCATCGATCGTCCGATCCTGAAACGCAAGGGCGGGCCGATGACGCCGGCCGACATCGACGTCGCGGCACGGTTCCAATCAACGCTGTTGCGTTTCGTGACGACCGGCAGACCGGATGCTGCGGAAGTCTGGCCGCGGTTCGAAACGGGCGAGGAGCCGCTCGCAATTTTCGGTCAGCCGTTTCATGTTATTCCTCTGAATCAGGGGCCGCGCTTCCGCCTGTGGGCGGAACTCAGCCTGAGCAGCAACGACAAGAACAAGATGAGGGAGGCCGGATGA
- a CDS encoding carboxylesterase/lipase family protein gives MSILNTNGARGSIVSLLVVVALLTHSPAAAQIVATPVPGDPVSIDSGAVSGKVLSSGVKAYFGLPFAAPPVGDLRWRAPQNVEPWKGVYHADRLAPECIQVLRRHNLNHYFGEEAISEDCLYLNIWASADAKAGAKLPVVVWIYGGGFTLGSSGMAMYDGENVAKKGTIFVSFNYRVGILGNLAHPELSAESPNHASGNYGLMDQVAALQWVKRNVAQFGGDPDNVTITGQSAGAMSVSALEASPLAKGLFNRGFAMSLSLFDNRFKFPALPAAEKIGLDVQSALGAASLAEMRLIQADKILAIQKDCQLGCAGTIAVTPDIDGYVLPDTVPNIFAAGKQNDVATVAGFTSDESSNDLRTAGTRDAYVAAARKLYGEQADRFLSLYPARTDGEAKAMGVLAAREGLVEIGTRNWAVAQAKTGKAPFYMYMFSRVHPFAPGVAFFDSPQKIGAYHTSDVPYWFGTQDAFNKFRTTRVWTEFDRTLSDRMMDTLVAFARTGNPATPATPWPQWKQDAQNYVEFGDQSGVREENRARLDFHTPANATPSKPRVSRD, from the coding sequence ATGAGCATCCTGAACACCAACGGCGCACGCGGTTCGATCGTCTCGCTCCTTGTTGTAGTCGCGCTGCTGACGCATTCGCCCGCCGCGGCGCAGATCGTCGCGACGCCCGTTCCCGGAGATCCCGTCAGCATCGATTCCGGCGCCGTTTCCGGCAAGGTTTTATCGTCGGGCGTGAAAGCCTATTTCGGCCTTCCCTTTGCCGCGCCGCCGGTTGGTGATCTGCGCTGGCGCGCGCCGCAAAATGTCGAGCCGTGGAAAGGCGTCTATCACGCCGACCGGCTGGCGCCGGAATGCATCCAGGTGTTGCGCCGGCACAACCTCAATCATTATTTCGGCGAGGAGGCGATCAGCGAGGACTGCCTGTATCTGAACATCTGGGCGAGCGCCGACGCCAAGGCGGGAGCGAAGCTGCCGGTCGTGGTCTGGATTTATGGCGGCGGCTTCACGCTCGGCTCCAGCGGCATGGCGATGTATGACGGCGAGAATGTTGCGAAGAAGGGCACGATCTTCGTCAGCTTCAACTATCGCGTCGGCATCCTGGGCAATCTCGCCCATCCCGAGCTGAGCGCGGAATCGCCGAACCACGCTTCCGGCAATTACGGCCTGATGGACCAGGTCGCGGCCCTGCAATGGGTCAAACGCAACGTCGCGCAATTCGGCGGCGATCCCGACAACGTCACCATCACCGGGCAATCGGCCGGTGCCATGTCGGTGTCGGCGCTCGAGGCGAGCCCGCTGGCGAAGGGCCTTTTCAATCGCGGCTTTGCGATGAGTCTCAGCCTGTTCGACAACCGCTTCAAATTCCCGGCGCTGCCGGCGGCCGAGAAGATCGGGCTCGACGTGCAGTCGGCCCTCGGCGCGGCCTCGCTGGCCGAGATGCGGCTGATCCAGGCCGACAAGATTCTGGCGATCCAGAAGGACTGCCAGCTCGGCTGCGCCGGGACCATCGCGGTCACGCCCGATATCGACGGTTACGTGCTGCCGGATACCGTGCCGAACATCTTTGCTGCCGGGAAGCAGAACGACGTCGCCACCGTGGCTGGCTTTACCAGTGACGAAAGCTCGAATGATTTGCGCACGGCAGGGACGCGCGACGCCTATGTCGCGGCTGCGCGAAAACTCTATGGCGAGCAGGCCGATCGCTTCCTCTCGCTCTATCCCGCCAGGACCGACGGCGAGGCCAAAGCCATGGGCGTGCTCGCCGCGCGCGAAGGGCTGGTTGAGATCGGCACGCGCAACTGGGCCGTCGCGCAAGCCAAGACCGGCAAGGCGCCGTTCTACATGTACATGTTCTCGCGCGTGCATCCGTTCGCGCCCGGTGTCGCGTTCTTCGACAGTCCGCAGAAGATTGGCGCTTATCACACATCCGATGTGCCCTACTGGTTCGGCACCCAGGACGCCTTCAACAAGTTCCGCACAACGCGGGTCTGGACCGAGTTCGACCGCACGCTATCCGACCGCATGATGGATACGCTGGTCGCGTTCGCGCGCACCGGCAATCCCGCCACGCCGGCGACGCCATGGCCGCAATGGAAGCAGGACGCGCAAAACTATGTCGAGTTCGGTGATCAATCCGGCGTGCGCGAAGAGAACCGTGCGCGGCTGGACTTCCACACGCCGGCCAACGCCACGCCCTCGAAGCCGCGCGTGTCGCGGGACTAG
- a CDS encoding thiamine pyrophosphate-binding protein, protein MTSRNSRTGGQILIDQLVAQGVERVTCVPGESYLAALDALHDSPIDVMICRAEGGAAMMAEAYGKLTGRPGICFVTRGPGATNASHGVHIAMQDSTPMILFVGQVDTGMREREAFQELDYKAVFGSMAKWAVEIDRPERIPELVARAFRVAMQGRPGPVVIALPENMLTETAAVADAMRIEPAVSWPAPADIERVGAMLASAKAPLVILGGSRWTDEATKSIAGFAERFDLPVATSFRRASLIDADHSHYAGDLGIGPSPGLKARVDGADLIVLIGGRMSEMPSSSYTLLDIPTPRQKLIHVHPGSEELGRIYQPELAIQATPAAFVAAVETLKPAGAIAWKGEAARAHADYLAWTEKARELPGAFQYGQIMTWLRDRLPKDAIVCNGAGNYAGWIHRHHRFHSFAAQLAPTSGSMGYGVPAAVLAKRQYPDRTVVAFAGDGCFLMNGQEFATAVQYDAPLVVIIVDNSQYGTIRMHQERDYPGRVVGTQLKNPDFAMYAKAFGGHGERVERTEQFAPAFERALASGKPSILHCIIDPRAISVSKDFAPAVKAG, encoded by the coding sequence ATGACTAGTCGCAACAGCCGCACCGGGGGCCAGATCCTGATCGACCAGCTGGTCGCGCAAGGTGTTGAGCGCGTCACCTGCGTGCCCGGCGAGAGCTATCTCGCAGCACTCGATGCGCTGCATGACAGCCCGATCGACGTCATGATCTGCCGCGCCGAAGGTGGTGCCGCGATGATGGCGGAAGCCTATGGCAAGCTCACGGGCCGGCCCGGAATCTGCTTCGTCACCCGTGGCCCCGGCGCGACCAATGCCAGCCACGGCGTCCACATCGCCATGCAGGATTCGACGCCGATGATCCTGTTCGTCGGCCAGGTCGATACCGGCATGCGCGAGCGCGAGGCATTCCAGGAGCTCGACTATAAGGCGGTGTTCGGCAGCATGGCGAAATGGGCGGTCGAGATCGATCGCCCCGAGCGCATTCCGGAATTGGTCGCGCGCGCGTTCCGCGTCGCGATGCAGGGCCGTCCGGGTCCCGTGGTGATCGCACTGCCCGAGAACATGCTGACCGAGACCGCAGCCGTGGCCGACGCCATGCGCATCGAGCCGGCGGTGAGCTGGCCCGCACCTGCCGACATCGAACGCGTCGGCGCCATGCTTGCGAGCGCGAAGGCGCCGCTGGTGATTCTCGGCGGCTCGCGCTGGACCGATGAGGCGACGAAGAGCATCGCGGGGTTCGCCGAGCGGTTCGACCTGCCGGTCGCGACCTCGTTCCGCCGGGCGTCGCTGATCGATGCCGATCACTCGCACTATGCCGGCGATCTCGGCATCGGGCCGAGCCCGGGCCTGAAGGCGCGCGTCGACGGCGCCGACCTCATTGTTCTGATCGGCGGCCGCATGTCGGAGATGCCGTCGTCGTCCTACACGCTGCTCGATATTCCGACGCCGCGGCAGAAGTTGATTCACGTGCATCCGGGCTCGGAAGAGCTCGGCCGCATCTACCAGCCGGAGCTTGCGATCCAGGCAACGCCGGCTGCGTTCGTCGCCGCCGTGGAGACGCTGAAGCCCGCCGGCGCGATCGCGTGGAAGGGCGAGGCGGCCAGGGCGCATGCTGATTATCTGGCCTGGACCGAGAAAGCGCGCGAGTTGCCGGGCGCATTCCAGTACGGGCAGATCATGACCTGGCTGCGCGACCGCCTGCCGAAGGATGCGATCGTCTGCAACGGCGCTGGCAATTATGCCGGCTGGATCCATCGGCATCACCGCTTTCACAGCTTTGCGGCGCAGCTCGCGCCGACCTCGGGCTCGATGGGCTATGGCGTGCCGGCGGCGGTGCTGGCGAAACGGCAATATCCGGATCGCACCGTGGTCGCCTTCGCCGGTGACGGCTGCTTCCTGATGAACGGCCAGGAATTCGCGACCGCCGTTCAGTATGACGCGCCGCTGGTCGTCATCATCGTCGACAATTCTCAATACGGCACCATCCGCATGCACCAGGAGCGCGACTATCCCGGCCGCGTCGTCGGCACCCAGCTCAAGAACCCGGATTTCGCGATGTACGCAAAAGCATTCGGCGGCCATGGCGAGCGCGTCGAGCGCACCGAACAATTCGCGCCGGCGTTCGAGCGTGCGCTTGCCTCGGGCAAGCCGTCGATCCTGCATTGCATCATCGATCCGCGCGCGATCTCGGTCAGCAAGGACTTTGCGCCCGCGGTGAAAGCAGGCTGA
- a CDS encoding NAD(P)/FAD-dependent oxidoreductase, whose protein sequence is MPTGRYVAIIGAGAVGVISAIEALREGHRVTLIDAGEPGGEQAASYGNAGWLSSHSVIPPAEPGIWKKVPGYLMDPLGPLAIRWSYLPTALPWLIKYLLSGWTEARVEKTAFALRGLLKDAPLLHRTLAQEAGVPELIERNGVMHVFPSRGNFDHDLGWRLRRKVGVEWLELNADEIRQREPELHPRYTFAVVVEEAGRCRDPGAYVAALAQHALASGAQLIRAKATGFRLDGDKLVAVVTESGEIRCDAAVVAAGAHSNRLTASLGDPLPLETERGYHVMIEHPESGPRSSMMASDAKMVVNWTDKGLRAAGTVEIAGLEAEPNWKRAEILRDKLLGMFPKLPKDIPASRIKTWFGHRPSMPDGRPCIGYARASRDIVYAFGHGHVGLVGSARTGRLVAQLLSGKQPEISLAPFAPTRFL, encoded by the coding sequence ATGCCGACCGGCCGCTACGTCGCCATCATCGGAGCCGGCGCCGTCGGCGTGATCAGCGCGATCGAGGCGCTGCGCGAGGGCCATCGCGTCACGCTGATCGACGCGGGCGAGCCCGGCGGCGAGCAGGCGGCGAGCTACGGCAATGCCGGCTGGCTGTCGTCGCATTCGGTGATCCCGCCGGCCGAACCCGGCATCTGGAAGAAGGTGCCGGGTTATCTGATGGACCCGCTCGGCCCGCTCGCGATCCGCTGGTCCTATCTGCCGACGGCGTTGCCCTGGCTGATCAAGTACCTGCTCTCGGGCTGGACCGAGGCGCGGGTCGAGAAGACCGCGTTCGCGCTGCGCGGTCTCCTGAAGGACGCGCCTCTGCTGCACAGGACACTCGCGCAAGAAGCGGGCGTGCCCGAGCTGATCGAGCGCAACGGCGTGATGCACGTGTTCCCCTCGCGCGGCAATTTCGACCATGATCTCGGCTGGCGGTTGCGCAGGAAGGTCGGCGTCGAATGGCTCGAGCTCAATGCCGACGAAATCCGTCAGCGCGAGCCCGAGCTGCACCCGCGCTACACCTTTGCCGTGGTAGTGGAGGAGGCAGGCCGCTGCCGCGATCCCGGCGCTTATGTTGCCGCGCTCGCCCAGCATGCGCTGGCGAGCGGTGCGCAGCTCATCCGCGCCAAGGCAACAGGGTTCAGGCTCGATGGCGACAAGCTCGTCGCCGTCGTCACCGAGAGCGGCGAGATTCGTTGCGATGCCGCCGTGGTCGCGGCCGGCGCCCATTCGAACCGGCTCACCGCATCGCTCGGCGATCCGCTGCCGCTGGAAACCGAGCGCGGCTATCACGTCATGATCGAGCATCCGGAGTCCGGTCCGCGCAGCTCGATGATGGCGTCGGATGCGAAGATGGTGGTGAACTGGACCGACAAGGGCCTGCGTGCCGCCGGCACCGTCGAGATCGCCGGCCTCGAAGCTGAGCCGAACTGGAAGCGCGCAGAGATCTTGCGCGACAAGCTCCTGGGCATGTTCCCGAAGCTGCCGAAGGACATCCCGGCCTCCCGCATCAAAACCTGGTTCGGTCATCGCCCGAGCATGCCCGACGGCCGGCCCTGCATCGGCTACGCGCGCGCCTCGCGCGACATCGTCTATGCCTTCGGCCATGGCCATGTCGGCCTGGTCGGCTCGGCCCGTACCGGCCGTCTGGTCGCGCAACTCCTGAGCGGCAAGCAGCCGGAGATTTCGCTCGCGCCGTTCGCACCGACCCGCTTCCTCTGA
- a CDS encoding aspartate/glutamate racemase family protein encodes MTTPANAPSRIARGGKAIYGAPLGILMLEARFPRIPGDMGNGTTWPFPVLYRVVSGASPEKVVLKGAAGLLPDFIDAAKDLVRLGAEAITTNCGFLSLFQKEIAAAVGVPVATSSLMQVPWVQATLPPGKRVGLVTVSGATLTPAHLEGAGVPLDTPLAGTENGKEFFRVLIKAEKDDMDIAQAERDVVEAGKQLVGKNPDVGAIVLECTNMPPYAAALQAEVGLPVYDIYSMITWFHAGLRPRRFG; translated from the coding sequence ATGACCACTCCAGCCAACGCACCCTCCCGCATCGCCCGTGGCGGCAAGGCCATCTACGGCGCGCCGCTCGGCATCTTGATGCTGGAGGCGCGCTTCCCCCGCATTCCCGGCGACATGGGCAACGGCACCACCTGGCCGTTCCCCGTGCTTTATCGCGTCGTGAGCGGCGCTTCGCCGGAGAAGGTGGTGCTGAAGGGCGCGGCCGGTCTGCTGCCTGATTTCATCGATGCGGCGAAGGATCTGGTGCGCCTGGGTGCCGAGGCCATTACCACCAATTGCGGCTTCCTCTCGCTGTTCCAGAAGGAGATCGCGGCTGCGGTCGGCGTACCGGTTGCGACCTCGTCGCTGATGCAGGTGCCGTGGGTGCAGGCGACCTTGCCGCCGGGCAAGCGCGTCGGTCTGGTCACGGTGTCGGGCGCGACCTTGACGCCAGCCCATCTCGAAGGCGCCGGCGTGCCGCTCGACACGCCGCTGGCCGGCACCGAGAACGGCAAGGAATTCTTCCGCGTCCTGATCAAGGCCGAGAAGGACGACATGGACATCGCGCAGGCCGAGCGCGACGTCGTCGAAGCCGGCAAGCAACTCGTCGGCAAAAATCCGGACGTCGGCGCGATCGTGCTGGAATGCACCAACATGCCGCCTTATGCCGCCGCCTTGCAGGCCGAGGTCGGGCTGCCGGTTTATGATATCTATTCGATGATCACGTGGTTTCATGCCGGACTGCGGCCGCGCCGGTTCGGCTAG